From a single bacterium genomic region:
- the rpmI gene encoding 50S ribosomal protein L35 → MPKLKTKKSVAKRFKITGTGKVMHYGAGGSHLLSNKSRKRKKRIKKIQQLKNKGDVKTIKKLLPYK, encoded by the coding sequence ATGCCAAAATTGAAAACAAAAAAATCAGTTGCTAAAAGGTTTAAAATTACAGGAACAGGTAAGGTTATGCATTATGGAGCAGGAGGAAGTCATCTTCTCTCAAATAAAAGCAGAAAGAGGAAAAAAAGAATTAAAAAAATTCAACAACTAAAAAATAAGGGAGATGTAAAAACAATAAAAAAGTTATTACCGTATAAATAG
- the rplT gene encoding 50S ribosomal protein L20 encodes MPRTKNAPNSRKRRKKVLKRAKGYKQLRSKSYRRAKEFSEKGLTYAFNDRKKKKGNFRRLWIKRISAACQMHNISYSAFINGIKKVGINLNRKSLSEIAFYQPDDFALIVEKVKKVLNEKI; translated from the coding sequence ATGCCAAGAACAAAAAATGCACCTAATTCCAGAAAAAGAAGAAAAAAAGTTCTTAAAAGAGCAAAGGGATATAAACAACTCAGGTCAAAAAGTTATAGAAGAGCAAAAGAATTCAGTGAGAAGGGATTGACATATGCTTTCAATGATAGAAAAAAGAAAAAAGGGAATTTCAGAAGATTATGGATAAAAAGAATTTCTGCTGCCTGTCAGATGCATAATATTTCTTATAGTGCATTCATTAATGGTATAAAAAAAGTTGGTATCAATCTTAATAGAAAGTCATTATCCGAAATTGCTTTTTACCAGCCAGATGATTTTGCTTTAATAGTTGAGAAGGTAAAAAAAGTGTTAAATGAAAAAATTTAG